The Citrifermentans bemidjiense Bem genome window below encodes:
- a CDS encoding four helix bundle protein, which translates to MYRSFKDMPVWQHAMAVAEQVYSATEHLPKKEDYGLTSQIRRSALSISANIAEAYGRKHLLDKVNFYYHARGSLTETQSHLEYSKRVGYLKSEEADSLDDRLSQLYQEINKIVLALKEMHSD; encoded by the coding sequence ATGTACCGTAGCTTCAAGGATATGCCGGTTTGGCAACACGCGATGGCGGTGGCCGAGCAGGTTTACTCTGCCACGGAACACCTTCCTAAGAAAGAAGATTACGGACTGACTTCCCAGATTAGACGGTCGGCCTTGAGCATATCAGCCAACATAGCCGAAGCTTATGGTAGAAAGCATCTCCTTGACAAGGTCAACTTTTATTATCATGCACGTGGCTCTTTAACCGAAACACAAAGCCACCTCGAATATTCCAAAAGGGTCGGTTACCTTAAAAGCGAAGAAGCGGATTCACTCGATGACCGCCTTTCTCAGCTGTACCAGGAAATCAACAAGATTGTATTGGCACTGAAGGAAATGCATTCCGATTAG
- the gspC gene encoding type II secretion system protein GspC, protein MPRWILPLNISLGLALIAVSALIAADLLSFKISGLYPRTAQKQAQAAAQAPGDVQDLLAFAPILERALFGKATQGKLSAILQPTAAPGQAAAPVAPSVGDLTLLGTAVGSFRESFALVQKGSTHEERVFRLGETVFSAGPLVSVKKDVAEILIGGKRVKILTPTAAAAAAAQPAPALPSAASGGLAAPTGSGNYVVDQRALNAALDNIGQAMTDARLLPSMKDGKVEGFRASEVKPQGIFGTIGIRNGDVLLRMNDFPIDSPEKAIQSFASLKGQSRIKLDLIRDGQPTTFNYDIR, encoded by the coding sequence ATGCCGCGCTGGATTCTCCCCCTCAACATATCGCTTGGCCTTGCGCTCATCGCGGTCTCGGCACTTATCGCCGCGGACCTGCTCAGCTTCAAGATCTCCGGGCTTTATCCCAGGACGGCCCAGAAACAGGCGCAAGCTGCGGCCCAGGCCCCCGGAGACGTCCAGGACCTGCTTGCTTTCGCGCCGATCCTGGAACGCGCGCTCTTCGGCAAGGCGACCCAAGGGAAGCTCAGCGCCATCCTGCAGCCGACGGCGGCTCCGGGGCAGGCGGCAGCACCCGTCGCCCCGTCGGTCGGGGACCTCACCCTGCTGGGAACGGCGGTCGGCTCCTTCCGGGAAAGCTTTGCCCTGGTGCAGAAGGGGTCCACCCACGAGGAGCGGGTGTTCAGGCTGGGAGAGACAGTGTTTTCCGCAGGCCCGCTCGTTTCGGTGAAAAAGGACGTGGCTGAGATCCTCATCGGCGGCAAGAGGGTGAAGATCCTGACGCCTACCGCGGCAGCCGCAGCGGCGGCGCAACCGGCACCCGCCCTCCCCTCCGCCGCATCTGGCGGACTGGCAGCGCCGACCGGATCCGGCAACTACGTCGTGGACCAGCGCGCCTTGAACGCCGCGCTGGACAACATAGGGCAGGCCATGACCGACGCGCGCCTTTTGCCCAGCATGAAGGACGGTAAGGTCGAGGGGTTCCGCGCCTCCGAGGTGAAGCCGCAGGGGATCTTCGGGACCATCGGCATCAGAAACGGCGACGTGCTTTTAAGGATGAACGACTTCCCGATCGATTCTCCTGAGAAGGCGATCCAGTCCTTCGCCTCGCTCAAGGGGCAGAGCAGGATCAAACTCGACCTGATCCGCGACGGGCAGCCGACTACTTTCAATTACGACATCAGGTGA
- the mqnB gene encoding futalosine hydrolase translates to MKPVIVTASTTLELSELIAGTSAIAVTGVGHLRVYRASYRGVELVIAVTGIGKVNAAAATTLLLERFGAELLINTGCGGAFPGCGLGVGDLAIAQSETLADEGVQTPDGWRGLELIGIPVFQGDGKRIFNTVPLDLDLARGAEAHARELGYAVAGGPFLTVSTCSGSALQGQELLRRFPGVCENMEGGAVAQVALPYAVPLLEVRGISNLVEDRDLARWDLKLAVSQAQKFLLDYLEHLPLSV, encoded by the coding sequence ATGAAGCCTGTCATCGTAACCGCATCGACCACGTTGGAACTCTCGGAGCTCATCGCCGGCACCTCCGCCATCGCCGTTACCGGCGTCGGCCACCTGCGGGTCTATCGCGCCAGCTATCGCGGAGTGGAGTTGGTCATCGCCGTAACCGGCATCGGCAAGGTGAACGCGGCGGCCGCGACCACGCTGTTGCTGGAGCGCTTCGGCGCAGAGCTGCTGATCAACACAGGGTGCGGGGGCGCGTTCCCCGGCTGCGGCCTCGGCGTAGGGGACCTGGCGATAGCTCAGAGCGAGACCCTCGCAGACGAGGGGGTGCAGACCCCTGACGGGTGGCGCGGCCTGGAGCTGATCGGCATCCCCGTATTCCAGGGGGATGGGAAGCGGATCTTCAACACCGTGCCGCTGGACCTGGACCTGGCCCGGGGGGCAGAGGCGCACGCCCGGGAGCTCGGCTATGCCGTTGCCGGCGGTCCCTTCCTCACCGTCTCCACCTGCAGCGGGAGCGCCCTCCAGGGACAGGAACTTTTGCGCCGCTTCCCGGGGGTTTGCGAGAACATGGAGGGAGGAGCCGTGGCGCAGGTGGCGCTTCCCTACGCGGTCCCGCTGCTCGAAGTGCGCGGCATCAGCAACTTGGTCGAGGACCGCGACCTCGCGCGCTGGGACCTGAAGCTCGCCGTCTCCCAGGCGCAGAAATTCCTCCTGGACTATCTGGAGCACCTGCCGCTATCTGTGTGA
- a CDS encoding 1,4-dihydroxy-6-naphthoate synthase → MNTVDTKQIEKKSSPILSLGFSPCPNDTFIFDALVHGRVECGYAFKERLEDVETLNRMALSATLDVSKVSYHLLGHILGDYLLLRSGGALGRGCGPLLVAREKLDAASLAGKRIALPGRYTTAALLLRLFNPSLSDFVYLPFDKIMAAVADGSVAAGVIIHESRFTYQGHGLQKILDLGQWWEEETGHPIPLGGIAARRDLGRETLLALEQAIAASVERAFKYPAEARPYIRAHSQEMSDEVCDAHIGLYVNDFSRGLGSEGEAAVRLLLGRAEAAGIIPPLREPLLI, encoded by the coding sequence ATGAACACTGTTGATACCAAGCAGATAGAGAAAAAATCGTCTCCGATACTGTCGCTGGGATTCTCTCCCTGTCCCAACGATACCTTCATCTTCGACGCGCTGGTTCACGGGAGGGTGGAATGCGGCTACGCCTTTAAAGAGCGGCTGGAGGACGTGGAGACACTGAACCGGATGGCGCTCTCGGCAACCCTGGACGTCTCCAAGGTTTCCTACCACCTGCTCGGCCACATCCTGGGCGACTACCTGCTCCTGAGAAGCGGCGGGGCGCTGGGGCGCGGCTGCGGACCCCTGCTGGTGGCGCGCGAAAAGCTCGATGCGGCAAGCCTCGCCGGCAAGAGGATCGCCCTCCCCGGGCGCTACACCACCGCGGCGCTGCTCTTGAGGCTCTTCAACCCGTCCCTCTCCGACTTCGTCTACCTCCCCTTCGATAAGATCATGGCGGCGGTAGCCGACGGCTCGGTGGCCGCCGGCGTCATCATTCACGAGTCCCGTTTCACCTACCAGGGGCATGGTCTGCAGAAGATCCTGGACCTGGGGCAGTGGTGGGAAGAGGAGACCGGGCACCCCATCCCTTTGGGAGGCATCGCGGCCCGGCGCGACCTGGGGAGGGAGACCCTCCTGGCGCTGGAGCAGGCGATCGCTGCGAGCGTCGAGCGCGCCTTCAAGTACCCGGCGGAAGCGCGACCCTATATCAGGGCCCACTCGCAGGAGATGAGCGACGAGGTCTGCGACGCCCATATCGGGCTCTACGTGAACGATTTTTCCCGGGGGCTGGGGAGCGAGGGAGAGGCCGCCGTACGGCTTTTGCTAGGGCGCGCCGAGGCGGCGGGGATCATCCCCCCCTTGCGGGAGCCGCTGCTGATCTGA
- a CDS encoding PAS domain S-box protein: MLKTLKLKKGHALLAAGLSLLFWLGDTFVDAYVFGRRSFVDQLLAPEPFEISMRIFYATLAGIFFTGLFQLWEKGRKVETALRHSDDLSKIFFGSSRDAICVIKTDTLSVSDANSVFVQKYALKDAQSAGSFPELLARNGLTDQVLGQLAACAGGAAPVSFEINYRGADGGTCYEEVSIHPVGEMQQDVETVLYVARDITVRRRSQEMLVASEARYRAIFENTGTAMAIIEPGGMLQTVNRGFEAASGYSRSEIEGKKVWTDFVKSPEGGVLDRGAGAQRRTFEALLEDKTGTQRSMAGNWAPVDGTEQAVLSLLDISANKEAEEELRKSRATLAVAQRIARLGNWDWDLCTNSLNWSEEMYRIFGLDPAGFTPTYDWFLQVVHPQDLERVVRSTNDAIYNSKPYQIDYRILLPSGAARTISASAEVTYDAQGNPLHMVGTNQDITWRIEAEEALRSSEEKFSKAFHASPDSIVITRAADGTYIDVNEAFQVITGYSRDEVIGKSSTEVGLWADPDARMVMLKLLNQHEHVRNLDVRFRVKSGEVREMIWSADVIEYDGEACLIAISRDVTDQRQMEKELLESDARLYMKHEELKNVFHQMEVIRREWEEIMDCISDMFILADQFGKIRRFNRAVETFTGKAHRDIVGRDCEAFLKEHGLGAHLASPDLELLHKETGKWFVVKRHAFPNAEVDGSSREVVIINETTSIRRRTGHEAPQAATEVSAAN; this comes from the coding sequence ATGTTAAAGACGTTGAAATTGAAGAAGGGGCATGCGCTGTTGGCGGCCGGTCTCTCCCTGCTGTTCTGGCTCGGGGACACATTTGTCGACGCCTATGTGTTCGGGAGGAGGTCGTTCGTCGACCAGCTACTGGCCCCCGAGCCGTTCGAGATATCCATGCGCATTTTCTACGCCACCCTGGCCGGTATCTTCTTCACCGGACTTTTCCAGCTCTGGGAAAAGGGGCGCAAGGTGGAAACGGCCCTGCGGCATTCCGACGATCTCTCCAAGATCTTCTTCGGCTCCTCCCGCGACGCCATCTGCGTGATCAAGACCGACACCCTCTCCGTCTCCGACGCCAACAGCGTTTTCGTGCAGAAATACGCGCTGAAGGACGCGCAGTCCGCCGGAAGCTTCCCCGAACTCCTTGCCCGCAACGGTCTCACGGACCAGGTGCTGGGGCAGCTCGCGGCCTGCGCCGGGGGCGCCGCCCCGGTCAGCTTCGAGATCAACTACCGCGGGGCAGATGGCGGCACCTGTTACGAGGAGGTCTCCATTCACCCGGTGGGCGAAATGCAGCAGGATGTGGAGACGGTGCTCTACGTGGCTAGGGACATCACGGTGCGCAGGCGCTCGCAGGAGATGCTGGTGGCCTCGGAGGCGAGGTACCGCGCCATCTTCGAGAACACCGGGACCGCGATGGCCATCATAGAGCCGGGAGGGATGCTGCAGACGGTGAACCGCGGCTTCGAGGCGGCCAGCGGGTACAGCCGCAGCGAGATCGAAGGGAAAAAGGTCTGGACCGATTTCGTCAAAAGCCCGGAGGGAGGCGTGCTCGACCGTGGAGCGGGCGCACAACGCCGCACCTTCGAGGCGCTGCTGGAGGATAAAACCGGCACGCAGCGCAGCATGGCCGGTAACTGGGCGCCCGTCGACGGGACCGAACAGGCTGTGCTGTCGCTGCTCGACATCAGTGCGAACAAGGAGGCGGAGGAGGAGCTCAGGAAGAGCCGGGCCACCCTCGCCGTCGCCCAGCGCATCGCCCGGCTCGGTAACTGGGACTGGGACCTCTGCACCAACTCGCTCAACTGGTCCGAGGAGATGTACCGCATTTTCGGGCTCGACCCGGCAGGATTCACCCCCACCTATGACTGGTTCCTGCAGGTGGTGCACCCGCAGGACCTGGAGCGCGTGGTTCGTTCGACGAACGACGCGATCTACAACAGCAAGCCCTACCAGATCGACTACCGTATCTTGCTCCCAAGCGGCGCCGCGCGAACCATCTCGGCCAGCGCCGAGGTGACCTACGACGCCCAGGGGAACCCGCTGCACATGGTGGGTACCAACCAGGACATCACTTGGCGCATCGAAGCGGAAGAGGCGCTCAGGAGCTCTGAGGAGAAGTTCTCCAAGGCTTTCCACGCAAGCCCCGACTCCATCGTCATCACCCGCGCCGCGGACGGAACCTACATCGACGTCAACGAGGCGTTCCAGGTGATCACCGGGTACTCGCGAGACGAGGTGATCGGCAAGAGTTCCACCGAGGTCGGGCTTTGGGCAGACCCCGATGCGCGCATGGTGATGCTGAAGCTTTTGAACCAGCACGAGCACGTACGCAACCTGGATGTCCGCTTCCGGGTGAAATCGGGGGAAGTCCGGGAGATGATCTGGTCTGCGGACGTCATCGAGTACGACGGGGAAGCCTGCCTGATCGCCATATCCCGCGACGTGACGGACCAGAGGCAGATGGAGAAGGAGCTTCTGGAGAGCGACGCCCGCCTCTACATGAAGCACGAGGAGCTGAAGAACGTCTTTCACCAGATGGAGGTGATCCGCCGCGAGTGGGAGGAGATCATGGACTGCATCAGCGACATGTTCATCCTCGCCGACCAGTTCGGCAAGATCCGCAGGTTCAATCGCGCCGTGGAGACCTTCACCGGCAAGGCGCACCGCGACATCGTGGGGAGGGACTGCGAAGCGTTCCTTAAAGAGCACGGCCTGGGGGCGCACCTTGCATCGCCGGACCTGGAGTTGCTGCACAAGGAAACGGGCAAATGGTTCGTGGTGAAGCGCCATGCCTTCCCGAACGCCGAAGTCGACGGCTCGTCGCGGGAGGTGGTTATCATTAACGAGACCACCAGCATACGGCGCAGGACGGGCCATGAGGCGCCACAAGCGGCAACAGAGGTTTCCGCTGCTAATTAG
- a CDS encoding septal ring lytic transglycosylase RlpA family protein — translation MASPEQSGRMVRICAFVLMLFPIHTLPLLAAEQVEKTAVEASVGKVEPQQKSVVNKLVGIASYYASKFHGRRTTSGERYHPEKMTAAHHSLPLGTRVRVRNLANDKEVTVVINDRCRKKSVPFIDLSRAAARKLGFLGSGVTKVAIIPLPAEES, via the coding sequence ATGGCATCACCCGAGCAGAGCGGCAGGATGGTACGCATTTGCGCGTTCGTCTTGATGCTCTTCCCGATCCACACGCTTCCCCTGCTGGCTGCAGAACAAGTAGAAAAAACCGCTGTAGAGGCATCTGTTGGAAAAGTAGAACCGCAACAAAAATCGGTGGTGAACAAACTGGTAGGCATAGCGTCGTACTATGCCAGCAAGTTCCACGGGAGACGGACCACGTCCGGGGAAAGGTATCATCCTGAAAAGATGACCGCCGCCCATCACAGCCTCCCGCTGGGGACCAGGGTTCGGGTCAGGAACCTCGCCAACGATAAGGAAGTCACGGTTGTGATCAACGACCGCTGCCGCAAAAAAAGCGTACCGTTCATCGATCTGTCACGCGCTGCGGCAAGGAAACTGGGTTTTCTCGGTTCGGGGGTGACCAAGGTGGCCATCATCCCGCTCCCCGCGGAAGAGTCCTAG
- a CDS encoding tetratricopeptide repeat protein, protein MKRYAALSSLLAVTLFSTGFNWPFPSGNACRDAKRIIMELSPQAGEQKRKEAEKRVAELCPTGPAGHYLKGLTFERSGNVDAAISEYRETLSLDPEFYPASGNLGLLHLQKGAGEEAAVELAAGLKAGDPRYHAGLARVMADKQMHLLAIFHYNEAIAAFPDDAALYTGIAASYNAAGQKQKAEDAYRRALVLQPDNAQARFGLGALLLERGEADKAVSELKLAAIAQPANKETHRLLAEAYARKGDAKSADYERGLAGIGSKPKELPKVDHMALAEKHRLAKEYEMAISEYRLRLADEPDDAVAQQRLGDTLLAVGREDEAMSYYRDALRNKAENPELHFNLAGIYERKALLDEAVVEYRQVLASSPDNQQARQRLADIYTLRGSFNQALEQYQALIKTNPADPALRLKLARAYVNSKELDAAAEAYHAAIKLDGESVDAHRELANLQRKRNMIDEAAAEYQEVLRLKKDDQEVRTALTAIYVKNKNYDALAKLLKDGVDLSPSDPNAHYKLGLVYEFQKDYDAATAQYKEAVTLKPDHAKALNAMGRVQMKDGHIAEAKESLEAARKADPELEEAQVLLSNIKDEFNPEPRSYRKHKSSNGSKAKKGKKGKKGKEAKKSKKDSDDKPAKKSKKKKSKKKSKED, encoded by the coding sequence ATGAAAAGATATGCAGCGCTATCCTCGCTTCTTGCGGTGACCCTGTTCTCCACCGGGTTCAACTGGCCGTTTCCTTCGGGCAACGCCTGCCGCGACGCCAAGCGCATCATCATGGAGCTCTCCCCGCAAGCGGGCGAGCAGAAGAGGAAGGAAGCCGAGAAACGGGTGGCGGAACTCTGCCCGACCGGGCCTGCCGGACACTACCTGAAGGGGCTCACCTTCGAGAGAAGCGGCAATGTCGACGCCGCCATAAGCGAGTACCGCGAGACCCTCTCCCTCGACCCCGAATTCTATCCCGCCAGCGGGAACCTGGGCCTTTTGCACCTGCAGAAGGGAGCCGGCGAGGAAGCTGCCGTGGAGCTTGCCGCGGGGCTTAAGGCCGGCGACCCCCGCTACCACGCAGGGCTTGCCCGGGTCATGGCGGACAAGCAGATGCACCTGCTCGCCATCTTCCACTACAACGAGGCGATTGCCGCCTTCCCCGACGACGCGGCGCTTTACACGGGCATCGCTGCATCCTACAACGCTGCGGGGCAGAAGCAGAAGGCCGAGGACGCCTACCGCAGGGCCCTGGTCTTGCAGCCCGACAACGCGCAGGCCCGCTTTGGCCTTGGCGCCCTTCTCTTGGAGCGTGGCGAGGCCGACAAGGCGGTCAGCGAGTTGAAGCTCGCGGCGATCGCCCAGCCGGCCAACAAGGAGACACACCGGCTCTTAGCCGAGGCATACGCCCGCAAGGGTGACGCGAAGAGCGCCGACTACGAGCGGGGGCTCGCCGGCATCGGCTCGAAGCCGAAGGAACTTCCCAAGGTCGACCACATGGCGCTGGCTGAAAAGCACCGCCTGGCCAAAGAATACGAGATGGCCATCAGCGAGTACCGGCTGCGGCTGGCCGATGAGCCCGACGACGCGGTGGCCCAGCAGCGCCTGGGCGACACCCTGCTCGCGGTGGGACGCGAGGATGAAGCGATGTCGTACTACCGCGACGCGCTGAGAAACAAGGCGGAGAACCCCGAGCTCCATTTCAACCTGGCCGGGATCTATGAGCGCAAGGCGCTCTTGGACGAGGCGGTGGTCGAGTACCGCCAGGTACTGGCATCGAGCCCCGACAACCAGCAGGCGCGGCAGCGCCTGGCCGACATCTACACGCTGCGCGGCAGCTTCAACCAGGCCCTCGAACAGTACCAGGCGCTCATCAAGACAAACCCCGCCGACCCGGCGCTGCGGCTGAAGCTTGCGCGCGCCTACGTCAACAGCAAAGAGCTTGACGCCGCGGCCGAGGCCTACCATGCAGCCATCAAGCTGGACGGCGAGTCGGTGGACGCCCACCGCGAGCTCGCCAACCTGCAGAGAAAAAGAAACATGATCGACGAGGCGGCCGCCGAATACCAGGAAGTGCTCAGGCTGAAAAAGGACGACCAGGAAGTCCGCACCGCCCTCACCGCCATCTACGTCAAGAACAAGAACTACGATGCCCTGGCCAAGCTCCTGAAGGACGGAGTGGATCTCTCACCCAGCGACCCGAACGCGCACTACAAGCTAGGCCTGGTCTACGAATTCCAGAAGGATTACGACGCGGCCACCGCCCAATACAAGGAAGCGGTGACCCTGAAGCCCGACCACGCCAAGGCCCTGAACGCCATGGGACGGGTCCAGATGAAGGACGGCCACATCGCCGAGGCAAAGGAGTCGCTCGAAGCGGCGAGGAAGGCGGACCCCGAACTGGAAGAAGCCCAGGTCCTTTTGAGCAACATCAAGGACGAGTTCAACCCCGAGCCCAGGAGCTACCGCAAGCACAAGTCCTCCAACGGGAGCAAGGCCAAGAAAGGGAAGAAGGGTAAAAAAGGGAAGGAAGCGAAGAAATCCAAGAAGGACAGCGACGACAAGCCCGCCAAGAAATCCAAAAAGAAAAAGTCCAAGAAAAAGAGCAAGGAAGATTAA
- a CDS encoding Hsp20/alpha crystallin family protein, producing the protein MAVIPKEPLEWLGLFRQQMDEIFRYLSTLEGREGFGEKEHSPLVDIYETDSSFVVEAELPGCDVQDISLSICCSTLVVEGSTREGALSGVNYSCLERSAGRFCRAIELPPGADLERVSARYRRGLLTVVIPWCKGEKPHIREIQIEE; encoded by the coding sequence ATGGCGGTGATTCCCAAAGAACCGTTGGAGTGGCTGGGGCTGTTCCGCCAGCAGATGGACGAGATCTTCCGTTATCTCTCCACGCTGGAAGGGCGGGAAGGGTTCGGCGAGAAGGAGCACTCCCCCCTGGTGGATATCTATGAGACGGACAGTTCCTTCGTGGTCGAGGCGGAACTTCCCGGCTGCGACGTGCAGGACATCTCCCTGAGTATCTGCTGCTCCACCTTGGTCGTGGAAGGCTCCACCCGCGAGGGCGCGCTTTCCGGCGTCAACTACAGCTGCCTTGAGCGCTCTGCCGGCCGCTTCTGCCGGGCCATCGAACTCCCGCCGGGAGCCGATCTGGAGCGGGTCTCGGCACGCTACCGGCGGGGGCTGCTCACCGTGGTCATCCCGTGGTGCAAAGGGGAAAAGCCGCATATCCGGGAGATTCAGATAGAAGAGTAA
- the lon gene encoding endopeptidase La, which yields MENRQETEELNIPDVLPLLPVRDVVVYPYMILPLFVGREISISAVDYALSKDRMIFLATQRDVGDEDPAPEAIYEVGTVAMIMRMLKLPDGRVKILVQGLTKARITEYLAEKPFYSVRIDRIVEPALQENTLEAEALIRTVKEELGKIVALGKAVSPEVMVIVENMQEPGSLADLVASNIGLKVEEAQGLLEVIDPLERLKRVNDLLNKESELLNMQARIQSAAKEEMGKSQREYYLREQLRAIQQELGETDARSEEIAELRKSIESAKMPQPVEKEALKQLGRLEQMHPDAAEAGMLRTFLDWMVDIPWGKSTKDSLEINRASEILNEDHYFLEKVKERILEFLAVRKLKKKMKGPILCFVGPPGVGKTSLGKSIARAMGRKFVRISLGGVRDEAEIRGHRRTYVGALPGRIIQGLKQAGSNNPVFMLDELDKLGSDFRGDPSSALLEVLDPEQNNSFSDHYINLPFNLSNVMFIATANQMDTIPGPLRDRMEVINLSGYTEEEKLGIAKRYLVPRQVKENGITDDIVAFSDEALRTVISKYTREAGLRNLEREVGSICRKVARKVAEGKGEHFAISAGTVAKYLGPPKFLREEEMEKNEVGVVTGLAWTPVGGEVLFVEATVMKGKGALTLTGQLGDVMKESVQAALSYIRSKTADFDIPEDFNSTTDIHVHVPAGAIPKDGPSAGVTMATALVSALTKIPVRKEVAMTGEITLRGKVLPIGGLKEKILAAARLGVTTVVIPVQNQKDLEDVPKTILKKLKIVPASNIDEVLAVALEIYPPRAASKPKPSKTEPPKSKVARRVTVPPTGVRGKA from the coding sequence ATGGAAAACAGGCAGGAGACCGAAGAACTTAATATACCGGATGTTCTGCCGCTGCTCCCGGTGAGGGACGTGGTTGTCTATCCCTACATGATTCTGCCGCTTTTCGTCGGTCGGGAGATCTCCATCAGCGCCGTCGATTACGCCCTTTCCAAGGACCGCATGATCTTCCTGGCGACCCAGAGGGACGTAGGCGACGAGGACCCGGCGCCGGAGGCGATCTACGAAGTAGGGACCGTGGCGATGATCATGCGCATGCTGAAGCTCCCGGACGGGAGGGTGAAGATCCTGGTTCAGGGGCTCACCAAGGCGCGGATCACCGAGTACCTGGCCGAGAAGCCCTTCTATTCCGTGCGCATCGACAGGATCGTGGAGCCGGCGCTGCAGGAGAACACCCTTGAGGCGGAGGCGCTGATCCGCACCGTGAAGGAAGAACTCGGGAAGATCGTGGCGCTCGGCAAGGCCGTCTCCCCCGAGGTGATGGTCATCGTCGAGAACATGCAGGAGCCCGGCTCCCTCGCCGACCTCGTCGCCAGCAACATCGGGCTCAAGGTCGAGGAGGCGCAGGGTCTTCTCGAGGTGATCGATCCCCTGGAGCGCCTGAAGCGGGTCAACGACCTCCTGAACAAGGAGAGCGAGCTCTTGAACATGCAGGCCCGCATCCAGTCTGCCGCCAAGGAGGAGATGGGGAAAAGCCAGCGCGAGTACTACCTGCGCGAGCAGCTGCGCGCCATCCAGCAGGAGCTTGGGGAGACCGACGCGAGGAGCGAGGAGATCGCCGAGCTCAGGAAGTCGATCGAGAGCGCCAAGATGCCGCAGCCGGTGGAGAAGGAGGCCCTGAAGCAGCTGGGGCGCCTGGAGCAGATGCACCCCGACGCCGCCGAGGCCGGGATGCTGCGCACCTTTCTCGACTGGATGGTGGACATCCCCTGGGGCAAATCGACCAAGGACTCCCTGGAGATCAACCGCGCCTCCGAGATCCTCAACGAGGACCACTACTTCCTGGAAAAGGTGAAGGAGCGCATCCTCGAGTTCCTGGCGGTGAGAAAGCTCAAGAAGAAGATGAAAGGACCCATCCTCTGCTTCGTCGGACCTCCGGGTGTGGGGAAGACCTCGTTAGGGAAGTCCATCGCCCGCGCCATGGGGAGGAAGTTCGTGCGCATCTCCCTGGGCGGCGTGCGCGACGAGGCCGAGATCCGCGGCCACCGCCGCACCTACGTGGGCGCCCTTCCGGGCCGGATCATCCAGGGGCTCAAGCAGGCCGGCTCCAACAACCCGGTCTTCATGCTGGACGAGCTGGACAAGCTAGGCTCCGATTTCCGCGGCGACCCCTCCTCGGCGCTTCTGGAGGTGCTCGACCCGGAGCAGAACAACAGCTTCTCGGACCACTACATAAACCTTCCCTTCAACCTCTCCAACGTGATGTTCATCGCCACGGCGAACCAGATGGACACCATCCCGGGGCCTTTGCGGGACAGGATGGAGGTGATCAACCTCTCCGGATACACCGAGGAGGAGAAGCTCGGCATCGCCAAACGCTATCTGGTGCCGCGGCAAGTGAAGGAAAACGGCATCACCGATGATATCGTCGCCTTCTCCGACGAGGCGCTTAGGACCGTGATCTCCAAGTACACCCGCGAGGCGGGGCTCAGGAACCTGGAGCGCGAGGTCGGCAGCATCTGCCGCAAGGTGGCCAGGAAGGTCGCGGAAGGAAAGGGCGAGCACTTCGCCATCAGTGCCGGGACCGTGGCCAAGTACCTGGGGCCGCCGAAGTTCCTGCGCGAAGAGGAGATGGAGAAGAACGAGGTAGGGGTGGTCACGGGGCTTGCCTGGACCCCGGTCGGAGGCGAGGTGCTCTTCGTCGAGGCGACCGTGATGAAAGGGAAAGGGGCGCTGACCTTGACCGGGCAGTTGGGGGACGTGATGAAGGAATCGGTGCAGGCCGCACTCTCCTACATCCGCTCGAAGACCGCCGACTTCGACATCCCGGAAGACTTCAACTCCACCACAGACATCCACGTCCACGTTCCGGCGGGAGCCATCCCCAAGGACGGCCCCTCGGCCGGGGTAACCATGGCGACCGCCCTGGTTTCGGCGCTGACGAAGATTCCGGTGAGAAAAGAAGTCGCCATGACCGGCGAAATCACGCTGCGCGGCAAGGTGCTCCCCATCGGAGGGCTCAAGGAGAAGATCCTCGCCGCTGCGCGGCTTGGCGTCACCACCGTGGTGATCCCGGTGCAGAACCAGAAGGACCTGGAAGACGTGCCGAAGACCATCCTCAAGAAGCTGAAGATCGTCCCCGCGTCCAACATCGACGAAGTCCTCGCCGTGGCGCTGGAGATCTATCCCCCTCGGGCGGCCTCGAAGCCCAAGCCCTCCAAGACCGAGCCCCCGAAGAGCAAGGTTGCCCGACGGGTCACCGTTCCCCCCACCGGGGTGAGGGGCAAGGCTTGA